In Blastopirellula sp. J2-11, a single genomic region encodes these proteins:
- a CDS encoding nucleoside hydrolase, with product MARKVIIDCDPGIDDAVALMVALFDAELDVVAVTSTAGNVPADQAGRNLQGLIERLDPPRRPRIGVGSGPSSAPPVDGTELNGSDGLANLQLVVSSLHQRHPAEKLICDEIRAAPEEVTIVALGPMTNIARALQRDPTIASQIGRIVIMGGAVNCVGSVTPAAEFNCHFDAMAARIVFKSRTTKTLIPLDVTRQATFGLDLLDQLPNLESSPASQLLHQLLPFVYRSHRQVLGIEGIFLHDAIALAAVLNPEMFEMEEMAGDVETSGEITLGATIFDRREHRSWATNMEVATKIDIPQVQDCLVQGLRAAIRGAR from the coding sequence ATGGCCAGGAAGGTTATCATTGATTGCGATCCAGGGATCGACGACGCTGTCGCCCTGATGGTCGCTCTGTTCGACGCTGAGTTGGACGTGGTGGCGGTTACCTCCACCGCCGGAAACGTCCCAGCCGATCAAGCAGGCCGCAATCTGCAAGGGTTGATCGAACGGCTCGATCCGCCGCGCCGTCCGCGAATTGGGGTTGGATCTGGCCCCAGTTCGGCGCCACCGGTCGACGGCACCGAACTGAACGGCTCGGACGGGCTAGCCAATCTTCAACTGGTCGTCTCTTCTTTGCATCAACGGCATCCAGCCGAAAAATTAATCTGCGACGAAATCCGCGCGGCGCCGGAAGAAGTAACGATCGTCGCTTTGGGCCCGATGACCAACATCGCCCGAGCGCTGCAGCGCGACCCCACCATCGCTTCCCAAATTGGCCGCATTGTCATCATGGGGGGAGCGGTCAATTGCGTCGGCAGCGTCACGCCGGCCGCCGAATTTAATTGTCACTTCGATGCAATGGCGGCTCGAATCGTTTTCAAGTCTCGCACGACCAAGACGCTGATCCCGTTAGATGTGACACGGCAAGCGACCTTTGGGCTCGACCTGCTGGATCAGTTGCCCAATCTCGAATCGTCGCCAGCGTCCCAACTGCTGCATCAACTGTTGCCGTTCGTCTATCGCAGCCACCGGCAAGTGCTGGGAATCGAAGGAATCTTTTTACACGATGCGATCGCCCTGGCCGCGGTGCTGAATCCTGAGATGTTCGAGATGGAGGAGATGGCCGGCGACGTCGAAACGAGCGGCGAGATCACGCTGGGCGCGACGATTTTCGATCGCCGCGAACATCGCAGCTGGGCCACCAACATGGAAGTCGCCACCAAAATCGACATTCCGCAAGTGCAAGATTGTCTCGTGCAAGGCTTGCGCGCCGCGATTCGGGGCGCTCGCTAG
- a CDS encoding DUF1559 domain-containing protein — translation MQSFKLPRRGFTLVELLVVIAIIGVLIALLLPAVQQAREAARRMQCTNNLKQMGLAVHNFADTQNGLPPSTIGYDFTAEGRVSRASFFIVILPYLEQNAAYDFIASKTNNLASPVANADFWNTLTSAERQSMSFSAYFCPSRRSDSPVMGDGPSTNPAESIHGPRGDYAIVQGRDTRHWAEWMMNDQEATASDQKGPIRSARWAPTAASWRPRDTFARWQDGTSNQIVIGEKHIQKDDLNICSTNAGTTAQRQEQADCSIISLGNWGTLPSGRSFNAGIARSPNDPVSFNEDGVQWGSSHPGVCNFLFGDGSVRPLAVTIPTGNGSSFLLSQLGNVADGNVTVLP, via the coding sequence ATGCAATCTTTCAAGCTTCCACGACGTGGTTTTACACTCGTCGAACTGTTAGTCGTGATCGCCATCATCGGCGTTTTGATTGCACTCTTACTGCCAGCCGTACAACAGGCTCGTGAGGCTGCTCGTCGGATGCAGTGCACGAACAATTTGAAGCAAATGGGGCTGGCGGTTCATAACTTCGCCGACACGCAGAACGGCTTGCCTCCCTCGACGATCGGCTATGACTTTACCGCCGAAGGGCGAGTCTCGCGAGCTTCGTTCTTTATCGTGATCTTGCCTTATCTCGAACAAAACGCCGCTTACGATTTCATTGCGAGCAAGACCAACAACCTGGCCAGCCCGGTCGCCAACGCCGACTTTTGGAACACGCTAACCAGCGCCGAGCGCCAGTCAATGTCGTTCTCGGCTTACTTTTGCCCTTCACGTCGCAGCGATTCGCCGGTCATGGGCGACGGGCCGTCGACGAATCCAGCGGAGAGCATTCACGGCCCCCGCGGCGATTACGCCATCGTTCAAGGGCGCGATACGCGTCACTGGGCCGAATGGATGATGAATGATCAGGAAGCGACAGCATCGGACCAGAAAGGGCCCATCCGCTCGGCCCGTTGGGCGCCGACCGCCGCGTCATGGCGGCCTCGCGACACGTTCGCTCGCTGGCAAGACGGAACCAGCAACCAAATTGTTATTGGTGAAAAACATATCCAAAAAGATGATCTTAACATCTGTTCGACGAATGCCGGGACCACCGCCCAGCGACAAGAACAGGCGGACTGTTCGATCATCTCGCTGGGCAACTGGGGCACGCTGCCGTCCGGCAGATCCTTCAATGCCGGCATCGCTCGCAGCCCCAACGATCCCGTCTCGTTTAACGAGGATGGAGTTCAGTGGGGAAGCAGCCATCCCGGCGTCTGCAATTTCCTGTTCGGAGACGGCTCGGTTCGTCCGCTGGCGGTGACCATTCCGACCGGCAACGGATCCAGCTTCTTGCTGTCGCAACTGGGCAACGTTGCGGATGGCAACGTGACCGTTCTTCCTTAG
- a CDS encoding ubiquinol-cytochrome c reductase iron-sulfur subunit, producing MTHETDPSPPDERRSFLTKAAAIIIGGFVGFVPFAAGLATFLDPVFRKSNASKALKIASLDSLPADGVPRQFPVVSDQTDAWNQNSNQPIGAVYLRRLPDSEMIEAFNAACPHAGCAVDFKPNAGEAGLFQCPCHKSDFKPDGARLDPETCPSPRDLDPLPVDAEKLKQGEVWIEFMNFQTGPERKPIT from the coding sequence ATGACTCACGAAACTGATCCGTCTCCTCCCGACGAGCGACGCAGTTTTTTGACAAAAGCAGCGGCCATAATCATCGGTGGTTTTGTCGGCTTTGTTCCCTTCGCCGCCGGCTTGGCGACCTTTCTCGATCCGGTCTTTCGCAAGTCGAACGCCAGCAAGGCACTCAAGATCGCGTCGCTTGATTCTCTACCTGCTGACGGCGTGCCGCGACAGTTTCCGGTGGTCAGTGATCAGACCGACGCTTGGAACCAAAATTCCAATCAACCGATCGGCGCCGTCTATCTGCGTCGCTTGCCTGACAGCGAAATGATTGAAGCGTTTAACGCCGCTTGTCCCCATGCCGGATGTGCGGTCGATTTCAAACCGAACGCCGGCGAAGCAGGTCTGTTCCAGTGCCCTTGCCATAAGAGCGACTTCAAACCCGATGGCGCTCGCTTGGATCCAGAGACTTGCCCCAGCCCGCGTGATCTCGATCCCTTGCCGGTCGACGCCGAAAAGCTGAAGCAAGGCGAAGTGTGGATCGAGTTCATGAATTTTCAGACCGGACCAGAGCGAAAGCCGATTACATGA
- a CDS encoding FHA domain-containing protein: MVTQVDPHHSSLLGKPLCPLVLRVEGTERDGQIVRLERAKCVIGSAASCTLRLAAAGVRPRHCVIWRGSAGMILQRVEADVLVNGQSVTEAALVVGDLITVGAVNFRIDPESPQNDSSTSQRQVQSLERRLGEIRGRNRRRIHRLVDLVRQSTAQPSPAAPPIPQPEETAAVERLAETERLLQEMQQQHAANETKIGELEQQLEKLEHEYRELDASGGSVAPEAMEAQERAHRDAADANERLQVLSRGWSQREAELTQRIEELESMSHQLGAASAHFAPAEEAQAAETAEVEDESSEIAPEPAAPQASVADVLAKFGFNPDADDDEEEEYDEPSSPSLMTSDEEPAANPADEDDVSIEEYMSSLMSRVRGREGTSTNPSPSQQAAAPKPPEPPQPVKEQTPFNPGEFVPSRKAPEQTSDLRALRDLANQSARSAIDSHTVKRWNNMYVTKVIVSFVAFTTAICLLVETKSFVSLPFLGAAIGIIISIFWGFQAAIVYNQVRTARKLADGQEIKILDEPGQMEFDSPEIGQDEVGDPPQSIEAE; this comes from the coding sequence ATGGTCACTCAAGTCGATCCCCACCATTCTTCGTTGCTTGGCAAGCCGCTATGTCCGCTCGTTCTGCGCGTCGAGGGAACCGAACGAGATGGACAGATCGTGCGACTCGAGCGCGCTAAGTGCGTGATCGGATCGGCCGCTAGCTGCACGCTCCGCTTGGCTGCCGCCGGGGTCCGGCCGCGGCATTGCGTGATCTGGCGCGGTTCGGCCGGCATGATCCTGCAACGGGTCGAAGCCGATGTCCTGGTGAATGGTCAAAGCGTCACCGAAGCAGCGCTGGTCGTCGGCGACCTGATCACCGTGGGAGCGGTCAACTTCCGCATCGATCCAGAATCGCCGCAGAACGATTCGTCGACAAGTCAGCGACAAGTTCAGTCGCTAGAGCGACGCTTGGGCGAAATTCGAGGACGCAACCGTCGCCGGATACATCGCCTTGTCGATCTGGTTCGTCAATCGACTGCACAACCAAGCCCCGCCGCGCCGCCGATTCCCCAGCCAGAAGAAACAGCGGCTGTCGAGCGCTTGGCCGAGACCGAGCGCTTGCTGCAAGAAATGCAACAACAGCATGCAGCGAACGAAACGAAAATCGGCGAGCTTGAGCAACAGCTGGAAAAATTAGAACACGAATATCGCGAGCTGGACGCCTCCGGCGGCTCCGTTGCGCCGGAGGCCATGGAAGCTCAGGAAAGAGCGCATCGGGACGCGGCCGACGCCAACGAGCGTCTCCAGGTCCTGTCGCGCGGCTGGTCGCAACGCGAAGCGGAACTGACCCAACGTATCGAAGAGCTGGAGAGCATGTCGCACCAACTAGGCGCGGCCTCGGCTCACTTCGCTCCTGCTGAAGAAGCACAAGCGGCGGAAACCGCCGAAGTGGAAGACGAATCGTCCGAGATCGCGCCCGAGCCGGCCGCTCCTCAAGCCAGCGTTGCGGACGTGCTCGCCAAGTTTGGTTTCAATCCCGACGCCGATGACGACGAGGAAGAAGAGTACGACGAACCTTCGTCCCCTTCGCTGATGACCAGCGATGAAGAACCGGCGGCGAATCCGGCCGATGAGGATGATGTTTCGATCGAGGAATACATGTCCAGTCTCATGAGCCGCGTTCGTGGTCGTGAGGGGACGAGCACCAATCCTTCACCATCGCAACAGGCCGCGGCGCCCAAACCGCCTGAGCCGCCCCAACCGGTGAAAGAACAAACGCCGTTCAATCCCGGCGAGTTTGTTCCTTCGCGTAAAGCGCCGGAGCAAACCTCCGATCTGCGCGCACTCCGCGATTTGGCGAATCAATCGGCCCGCTCGGCGATCGACAGCCATACGGTAAAGCGCTGGAACAATATGTATGTCACCAAGGTGATCGTTTCGTTCGTCGCTTTCACGACGGCGATCTGCCTGTTGGTGGAAACCAAGAGTTTCGTCTCCCTCCCGTTCCTAGGAGCTGCGATCGGAATCATCATCTCGATCTTCTGGGGCTTCCAGGCTGCAATCGTCTACAACCAAGTTCGCACGGCGCGAAAGTTGGCCGACGGACAGGAAATCAAGATCCTCGACGAACCAGGCCAGATGGAATTCGATTCGCCAGAAATCGGACAGGACGAAGTGGGCGATCCTCCCCAATCCATCGAAGCCGAATAG
- a CDS encoding S1C family serine protease yields the protein MNTRKSRISLAVIALSLLSVTLAETVSAQEEAVSPRQQLREDILREVAQLEAHGNLLKKVCRYVRPSVVHIEARKKEGESLAYGGNIVDEAGSGVIIRHHDKDYVLTNRHVISQAANQDIKIHLDDGRILRPSQVWTDRETDVAVMAISADRLTPGQVGDSSTVEIGEFVLAVGSPFGLSQSVTYGIISAKGRRDLQLGRQGLKFQNFMQTDAAINPGNSGGPLLNLRGEVIGINTAIASNSGGNDGIGFTIPINSALNIARQMIDDGKVSRAFLGVVLDSQYDSKAAEKLGLPMAKGTRVNGVTPDSPAAAAGLLVGDVIIRFNNQEIEDDSHLVNVVSLSPLNIKLPVELYRDGVLTVVKLELAVRDATLKP from the coding sequence ATGAACACGCGCAAATCCAGAATTTCACTCGCGGTCATCGCGTTGTCATTGCTCAGCGTCACGTTGGCGGAGACGGTTTCGGCCCAAGAAGAAGCGGTCTCGCCGCGCCAACAACTGCGTGAAGATATCTTGCGCGAAGTCGCCCAGCTCGAAGCGCACGGCAACCTGTTGAAAAAGGTATGCCGTTATGTACGACCGTCGGTCGTTCATATCGAAGCGCGCAAAAAAGAAGGGGAATCGCTTGCGTACGGCGGCAACATCGTCGACGAGGCAGGCTCCGGCGTGATCATTCGCCACCATGACAAAGACTATGTGCTGACCAACCGCCATGTCATCAGCCAGGCGGCCAATCAAGACATCAAGATTCATCTCGACGACGGTCGCATCTTGCGACCTTCCCAAGTTTGGACCGACCGAGAGACCGATGTCGCCGTCATGGCGATTTCGGCGGACCGACTGACTCCGGGGCAAGTCGGCGACAGTTCTACGGTAGAGATCGGCGAGTTTGTCTTGGCGGTCGGCAGTCCCTTTGGGCTCAGCCAATCGGTCACCTACGGCATCATCAGCGCCAAGGGGCGTCGTGATTTGCAACTGGGCCGCCAAGGGTTGAAGTTTCAAAACTTCATGCAGACCGACGCGGCGATCAACCCCGGCAACAGCGGTGGTCCGCTCTTGAATCTGCGGGGCGAAGTGATCGGCATCAATACGGCGATCGCCAGCAACTCGGGCGGAAACGACGGCATTGGATTTACGATCCCCATCAACTCGGCCTTGAACATCGCTCGGCAAATGATCGACGACGGCAAGGTATCTCGCGCGTTTCTCGGCGTCGTGCTCGATTCGCAGTACGACAGCAAAGCAGCCGAGAAACTAGGCCTGCCGATGGCGAAAGGAACGCGCGTCAACGGCGTGACCCCTGATTCGCCGGCCGCTGCCGCCGGCCTCTTGGTGGGAGACGTCATCATTCGCTTCAACAATCAAGAGATCGAAGATGACTCGCATCTGGTCAACGTTGTCAGCCTGTCGCCGCTGAATATCAAACTACCGGTCGAACTCTATCGCGACGGAGTCTTGACCGTGGTCAAATTGGAACTCGCGGTCCGCGACGCGACGCTTAAACCGTAG
- a CDS encoding transposase, translating to MPQSLARLWCHLIFSTKHRQAFFKDENVRQQLYAYLATCLKSSECDPRIVGGHDNHVHLLFCLSRTMTLADVVINLKTSSSKWLKTKGLSYHDFFWQAGYGVFSVSESKVPDVVEYIRRQEEHHQQFDFQTEYRAICQRHGVELDERYAWD from the coding sequence ATGCCGCAATCACTTGCTCGCCTCTGGTGTCACCTGATCTTCTCGACCAAACATCGCCAGGCGTTTTTCAAAGACGAAAACGTTCGCCAACAACTCTACGCCTATCTTGCGACATGCTTGAAGAGTTCAGAATGTGATCCAAGGATTGTGGGAGGCCACGATAACCATGTCCATTTACTCTTCTGTCTATCGCGGACGATGACCCTTGCTGATGTGGTGATCAACCTGAAGACATCCTCTTCCAAATGGCTGAAGACAAAAGGTCTGTCGTATCACGACTTCTTTTGGCAGGCTGGATACGGCGTGTTTTCAGTCAGCGAATCGAAAGTTCCTGACGTCGTCGAATACATCCGTCGACAAGAAGAGCATCATCAGCAGTTTGATTTTCAGACCGAATACCGTGCAATTTGCCAACGGCATGGCGTCGAATTGGATGAGCGTTACGCGTGGGATTGA
- a CDS encoding TraR/DksA family transcriptional regulator, whose amino-acid sequence MGKSRTDFIDKTKEILLKRRDALRKALAGDLSMLKELEQTAGDVVDFALDSAQDELSSQLAEVESRELAQIDKALERIRGGSFGECEGCNSKIPTARLQALPYATLCIKCQRELEELGEDGVSWRQNSEDQVSI is encoded by the coding sequence ATGGGTAAATCTCGAACGGACTTCATTGATAAGACCAAGGAGATCTTGTTGAAGCGCCGTGATGCGCTCCGCAAGGCCCTGGCCGGCGACTTGAGCATGCTGAAAGAGCTTGAGCAGACGGCCGGCGACGTGGTCGATTTCGCACTCGACAGCGCTCAAGATGAGTTGAGCTCGCAACTTGCGGAAGTAGAAAGCCGCGAATTGGCGCAAATCGATAAGGCCCTCGAGCGAATTCGGGGCGGATCGTTTGGCGAATGCGAAGGGTGTAATAGCAAGATTCCCACCGCTCGACTGCAGGCGCTGCCGTATGCGACCCTCTGCATCAAGTGCCAACGCGAGTTGGAAGAGTTGGGCGAAGATGGCGTCAGCTGGCGTCAAAACTCGGAAGATCAAGTTTCGATCTAA
- a CDS encoding nickel-dependent lactate racemase, with protein sequence MPWISEQADSISWDRIEAILQQTVAEARQRICATPRRVLLLPPDITRMHSGSGQITEMLYNMLAGEADVHVIPTLGQHVPHTPEENVTMFGSIPEEKIHPHDWRGGCVQIGEISAAEVSAACGGIADWPIPITLNRMLMEEPWDLIINIGHVVPHEVLGFANHNKNYFIGLGGKDLICAAHLMAARCGIENNLGNLITPVRHCFNLAEERYLSKLPDLYVQVVMARNDQDQLVHTGVYVGDDLDTYLDAAKQSREQNITVFDKPIQKMVCVMQGDEFFSTWVANKAVYRTRMVMADGGELLILAPGLKRFGEQDDVDALIRKYGYCGTDKVMADYQTCEDLQELAHGAAHLMHGSSEGRFKITYAPGHLGKEEMESVHFGYADLNEMMKRYQPGTRREGWNKTDDGEEFYFIPTPSAGLWSTRERLYDRATGFNE encoded by the coding sequence ATGCCCTGGATTAGCGAACAGGCCGACAGTATCTCTTGGGACCGCATCGAAGCGATCCTGCAACAAACCGTGGCCGAAGCTCGCCAGCGGATCTGCGCCACGCCGCGCCGCGTGTTGTTGCTTCCCCCAGACATCACGCGGATGCACTCGGGATCGGGGCAGATCACCGAAATGCTGTACAACATGCTCGCCGGCGAAGCGGACGTGCATGTCATTCCGACGCTCGGTCAGCACGTTCCGCATACGCCGGAAGAAAACGTGACGATGTTCGGCTCGATTCCGGAAGAGAAAATTCACCCGCACGATTGGCGCGGCGGCTGCGTGCAAATCGGCGAGATCTCGGCTGCAGAAGTTTCGGCTGCCTGCGGAGGAATCGCCGACTGGCCGATTCCGATCACGCTCAACCGGATGCTGATGGAAGAACCGTGGGACCTGATCATCAATATCGGCCACGTCGTTCCGCACGAAGTGCTTGGTTTCGCCAACCACAACAAGAACTACTTTATCGGTCTCGGCGGCAAAGACCTGATCTGCGCCGCGCACCTGATGGCGGCTCGCTGCGGGATCGAAAACAATCTCGGTAATCTGATCACGCCGGTCCGGCATTGTTTTAACCTGGCCGAAGAGCGTTATCTGAGCAAGCTGCCCGACTTGTACGTGCAGGTTGTCATGGCGCGTAACGACCAGGACCAATTGGTCCACACCGGCGTCTATGTCGGCGACGATCTCGACACTTACCTGGACGCCGCCAAACAATCGCGCGAGCAAAACATCACCGTCTTTGACAAACCGATCCAAAAGATGGTTTGCGTGATGCAGGGAGACGAGTTCTTCAGCACGTGGGTCGCCAACAAAGCGGTTTATCGCACCCGCATGGTGATGGCCGACGGCGGCGAATTATTGATTTTGGCGCCAGGCCTAAAACGTTTCGGCGAACAAGATGACGTCGACGCGCTGATTCGCAAATATGGCTATTGCGGCACCGACAAAGTGATGGCCGATTACCAAACCTGCGAAGACCTGCAAGAGCTGGCCCACGGCGCCGCCCACTTGATGCACGGCTCTTCCGAAGGACGCTTCAAAATCACCTACGCCCCGGGACATCTGGGCAAAGAGGAAATGGAATCAGTCCACTTCGGCTACGCCGACCTGAACGAAATGATGAAGCGCTACCAGCCAGGCACACGTCGCGAAGGGTGGAACAAAACGGATGATGGCGAAGAGTTTTACTTTATTCCAACTCCCTCGGCCGGGCTGTGGTCGACGCGTGAGCGACTTTATGATCGGGCGACTGGGTTTAACGAATAG
- a CDS encoding cytochrome b N-terminal domain-containing protein → MNKLWEWLDDRTGYKHLVNEALYEHIPGGSRWRYVWGSTLVFAFVVQMITGTFLWMAYSANSKGAWESVYYIQYEMQGGWILRGLHHFMAQAMIVLLALHFLQVVIDGAYKAPREFNFWTGLILMKIVLGLSLTGYLLPWDQKGYWATKVATTLMGLVPVVGGDLQKVVVGGADYGHATLTRFFALHAGVLPGLLLVFLGIHMYFFRRAGIHAVGADKRTAAYFWPDQVLKDAVACLAVLAVVMLFVVKGFMFPPQEHVAGVPIEAHFGAELGAPADPANSYSAARPEWYFLFLFQFLKLPIFAGHNEIYGAIVIPGLVMGLLFLMPFIGRWKLGHGFNVALILALLLGAGSLTFMALREDWSDDGYKAAVADAHVQSLRAVQLAQQGIPDGGAISLMRNDPKTQGPILFTRHCGSCHAHQPVEGLLAADPLLAATKPPEQSSAPNLYKFGTTEWIAAFLDPHAQKLATATVDGEAEVAPINSLTFFGGTAHIEGEMASYVTDTIGDEAEWTPDQIEAVVMALANESGVESQEKLDADQVAAGRTLLQDDNRCAMCHKFHAENDAAYAPDLTGYASREWLIEFISNPAAEKFYGDNNDRMPSFYLDPHQPLANRIQKKELELIVDWLGGDWYEPEAIIESEKSLESVQVLPDE, encoded by the coding sequence ATGAACAAGCTCTGGGAATGGCTCGACGACCGGACCGGCTACAAGCATCTGGTGAACGAAGCGCTGTACGAACATATCCCCGGCGGTTCGCGGTGGCGCTATGTCTGGGGAAGCACGCTCGTCTTCGCCTTTGTCGTGCAGATGATTACCGGCACTTTTTTGTGGATGGCCTACAGCGCCAACTCGAAGGGCGCATGGGAAAGCGTTTACTACATCCAATACGAAATGCAGGGAGGCTGGATTCTCCGCGGCCTGCATCACTTCATGGCCCAAGCGATGATCGTGCTGCTAGCGCTGCACTTTCTGCAAGTCGTGATCGACGGCGCCTACAAAGCGCCGCGCGAGTTCAACTTCTGGACCGGCTTGATCTTGATGAAGATCGTGCTTGGTTTGTCGCTGACCGGCTACTTGTTGCCGTGGGATCAAAAAGGTTACTGGGCGACGAAAGTCGCGACAACGCTGATGGGACTAGTTCCCGTCGTCGGCGGTGATCTGCAAAAGGTGGTTGTCGGCGGCGCCGATTATGGTCACGCCACATTGACCCGCTTCTTTGCGCTGCATGCCGGCGTACTACCGGGCCTGCTGCTTGTCTTCCTCGGTATCCACATGTATTTCTTCCGCCGAGCCGGCATTCATGCCGTCGGCGCTGACAAACGAACGGCCGCCTATTTTTGGCCCGATCAAGTGCTAAAAGACGCCGTCGCTTGCTTGGCGGTGTTGGCCGTAGTAATGCTGTTTGTCGTCAAAGGTTTTATGTTCCCTCCCCAGGAGCACGTCGCAGGCGTTCCGATTGAAGCGCACTTCGGAGCCGAATTGGGAGCCCCCGCCGATCCGGCCAACAGCTATTCAGCCGCTCGCCCTGAGTGGTATTTTTTGTTCTTATTCCAGTTCCTGAAGCTGCCGATCTTTGCTGGTCACAACGAAATCTACGGCGCGATCGTGATCCCCGGCCTGGTGATGGGCTTGCTCTTTTTGATGCCTTTTATCGGTCGCTGGAAATTGGGACATGGATTTAACGTCGCGTTGATTTTGGCCCTCCTGCTAGGCGCCGGATCGTTGACTTTTATGGCGCTGCGCGAAGATTGGAGCGACGATGGTTACAAAGCGGCGGTTGCCGACGCCCATGTTCAATCGCTCCGGGCGGTGCAACTCGCCCAACAAGGGATTCCGGACGGCGGAGCGATCTCGTTGATGCGGAACGACCCGAAGACCCAAGGTCCGATCTTGTTCACACGGCATTGCGGCAGTTGCCATGCACACCAACCGGTGGAAGGTTTGCTTGCGGCCGATCCGCTATTGGCGGCGACGAAACCGCCAGAGCAGTCCTCGGCGCCGAATCTGTATAAGTTTGGCACGACCGAGTGGATTGCGGCTTTCCTTGATCCCCACGCGCAGAAGTTGGCCACGGCCACGGTCGACGGCGAAGCGGAAGTAGCGCCGATCAACAGCCTCACCTTCTTTGGCGGCACGGCGCATATCGAAGGAGAAATGGCCAGCTATGTGACCGACACGATCGGTGACGAAGCGGAGTGGACGCCAGATCAGATCGAAGCGGTTGTGATGGCGCTGGCCAACGAAAGCGGCGTCGAGTCGCAAGAGAAACTGGACGCCGACCAGGTCGCCGCCGGCCGCACGTTATTGCAAGACGATAATCGCTGCGCCATGTGTCACAAGTTCCATGCCGAAAACGACGCCGCCTATGCTCCCGATTTGACTGGCTACGCTTCCCGCGAGTGGCTAATCGAGTTCATCAGCAATCCAGCGGCGGAGAAATTTTACGGCGACAATAACGATCGTATGCCCTCGTTCTATTTGGATCCGCACCAACCGCTGGCGAACCGAATTCAGAAGAAAGAACTGGAGTTAATCGTGGACTGGCTCGGCGGCGACTGGTACGAACCGGAAGCGATTATCGAGTCTGAGAAGTCGCTAGAGTCGGTTCAGGTACTTCCCGATGAATAG
- the trpD gene encoding anthranilate phosphoribosyltransferase, translated as MDDAIWEKLDAGRDLSVGQMSAAIDQIMQGAWPDAQIARLLLAINAKGPAVDELAGAAIAMRRNMAAIRTDRTDVIDTCGTGGDGSGTFNISTAAAIVTAAAGVPVAKHGNRSVTSKTGSADVLAQLGVNIEASVPQIEHCLNEIGICFCFAPLAHQSMRHVSAVRKSLGVPTIFNLLGPLCNPAAAQYQLLGVGRPGMRDLMAAAVLKLGVRRAVLVTGADGLDEVTLTGKTHVTLAADDQLHRWDWSPIDFGVTPNGLDSMLVNGPAESAAMIRRVLEKEKCPARDIVVLNAAAAIWTAEKAASPDEAAQMAAEAIDSGAAQGKLEQLAELSHEGS; from the coding sequence GTGGACGACGCCATCTGGGAAAAATTAGACGCAGGCCGTGATTTATCGGTGGGCCAAATGTCCGCGGCAATCGATCAAATCATGCAAGGCGCCTGGCCCGATGCACAAATCGCTCGGCTGTTGCTTGCGATCAACGCCAAAGGCCCTGCTGTCGACGAGCTTGCAGGCGCCGCGATCGCGATGCGTCGCAACATGGCGGCCATCCGCACCGATCGGACCGATGTGATCGACACCTGCGGCACCGGAGGGGACGGCAGCGGAACGTTCAACATTAGCACCGCGGCGGCGATTGTCACGGCCGCCGCCGGAGTTCCGGTCGCCAAACATGGCAACCGCAGCGTCACCAGCAAGACGGGCAGCGCCGACGTGTTAGCGCAGCTCGGCGTCAACATCGAAGCGAGCGTTCCCCAGATCGAGCATTGCCTGAACGAGATCGGCATCTGCTTTTGCTTTGCGCCGCTCGCGCATCAGTCGATGCGGCATGTTTCGGCCGTTCGCAAAAGCTTGGGCGTGCCGACGATCTTCAATCTGCTCGGTCCGCTTTGTAATCCCGCCGCCGCTCAGTATCAGCTGTTGGGAGTCGGCAGGCCCGGCATGCGCGACTTGATGGCGGCCGCGGTATTAAAGCTGGGCGTCCGCCGCGCGGTGTTGGTGACCGGCGCAGATGGCCTGGACGAAGTCACGCTGACCGGCAAAACGCATGTGACATTAGCGGCCGACGATCAACTCCATCGCTGGGATTGGAGCCCTATAGATTTTGGGGTAACGCCCAACGGTCTCGACTCGATGCTGGTCAACGGCCCTGCAGAAAGCGCCGCAATGATCCGCCGCGTGTTGGAAAAAGAAAAATGCCCGGCGCGCGATATCGTGGTGCTCAACGCCGCCGCGGCGATCTGGACGGCGGAGAAAGCGGCCAGCCCCGACGAAGCGGCGCAGATGGCGGCCGAAGCGATCGACAGCGGCGCGGCGCAGGGGAAGTTGGAGCAGTTGGCGGAGTTGTCGCATGAAGGTTCGTAG